In Drosophila bipectinata strain 14024-0381.07 chromosome 2R, DbipHiC1v2, whole genome shotgun sequence, one genomic interval encodes:
- the eIF3f2 gene encoding eukaryotic translation initiation factor 3 subunit F-2 gives MLCNFNLQAKVVLQPLVLFQIIDSYDRRPKDATQIIGTLLGRSYGREGHRNYEITITNCFTVLHKEHPDSARIDLDLGYANDMLELNQLTYPQEKVLGWFSTGKSVSRSALLLHDYYSRECSDGQPLHLLVDATLKGQRLSTRLYCAVEMGVPGGTKGLMFSLLPLEMASDSPEMVALRLMQKQNLQPGPKQVGRILPELVQVVEATRELQLRLDLVLRYINDVLARKRRPDNVVGRALHDTLTSVPLVDADNFKLMFSASVRDMLMAITLSTMIKTELQISEKLFGMPEP, from the exons ATGTTGTGCAACTTTAATCTGCAGGCCAAGGTCGTGTTGCAGCCCCTGGTTCTGTTCCAGATCATCGACTCCTACGATCGCCGCCCAAAGGATGCCACACAG ATCATCGGCACCCTGCTTGGTCGCTCTTATGGCAGGGAGGGTCATCGGAACTATGAGATCACTATCACCAACTGTTTCACGGTGCTGCACAAGGAGCACCCGGACAGCGCACGCATCGACCTGGACTTGGGCTACGCCAACGACATGCTGGAGCTTAACCAACTGACCTATCCTCAGGAAAAAGTGCTGGGATGGTTCTCCACAGGCAAGTCTGTGTCGCGGTCGGCACTTCTGCTCCACGACTACTACTCCAGGGAGTGCAGCGATGGGCAGCCACTGCACCTGCTGGTGGATGCCACCCTCAAGGGGCAGAGGCTGTCGACGCGCCTTTACTGCGCCGTGGAGATGGGCGTGCCCGGGGGCACAAAGGGCCTCATGTTCTCCTTACTCCCACTCGAGATGGCCAGCGACAGCCCCGAAATGGTGGCTTTGCGCCTGATGCAGAAACAAAACCTGCAGCCTGGTCCTAAGCAGGTGGGTCGCATTCTGCCCGAGCTGGTACAGGTGGTGGAGGCCACGCGGGAGCTGCAACTGCGCCTGGACTTGGTGCTGCGCTACATCAACGATGTGCTGGCCAGAAAACGGAGGCCGGACAATGTGGTGGGCCGGGCCCTGCACGACACGCTTACCTCCGTGCCCTTGGTGGATGCGGACAACTTCAAGCTTATGTTCAGCGCCAGCGTGCGCGACATGCTGATGGCCATCACTCTTTCCACGATGATCAAGACCGAGTTGCAGATTAGCGAGAAGCTTTTTGGCATGCCTGAACCTTAG
- the LOC108122281 gene encoding uncharacterized protein, with amino-acid sequence MLSLLKLHHPLVCRCCLLEQPPLYHTIHDASSSLAAELRALAPALRLEQGDGLTDVICDLCLRRLHDARDFQRRCEQSEQVLRQRHDQWKRSVAAGDALALDDVLECLEREVGCLETASQTVQPLKPVAYVAPLTEAVDFDNLDFHESPPSLYELPSAPWVSTLDAGSLNTPMHQPETPDAILEAGNDQTGNESSKDPTQEGAKKPKMRRTRPRPEGPKAKAEKEKKPKSPRSLHPCSECEKKFTRNFQLKLHMIAVHGMGEMRYQCEDCRKTFASRHSLRYHVKSVHSTERPIGCPHCDRRFVLRTQLISHLRTHTGEAKPRIFSCPRCTKFWPTKSDLRTHMRSHNPTQDRPFKCDSCPKSFFTRGHLTSHLLVHTGEKPFGCEYCDKRYQSVGNLNNHMVRQHGDIIEAQLGMEPIES; translated from the exons ATGTTGTCGTTGCTGAAGCTACACCACCCTCTGGTCTGCCGCTGCTGCCTGCTGGAGCAGCCGCCTCTCTACCACACCATCCACGATGCATCCAGCAGCCTGGCCGCGGAGTTGCGGGCCCTGGCCCCCGCCCTGCGTCTAGAGCAGGGCGACGGCCTCACCGACGTCATTTGCGACCTCTGCCTTCGACGCCTCCACGATGCCAGGGACTTCCAGCGTCGCTGCGAGCAGTCGGAGCAGGTCCTTCGCCAGCGACACGACCAGTGGAAGCGGTCGGTGGCTGCCGGAGACGCCCTTGCCCTGGACGACGTCCTCGAGTGCCTTGAAAGAGAGGTGGGCTGTCTGGAAACCGCGTCCCAAACTGTGCAACCGCTCAAGCCCGTAGCATACGTGGCTCCTCTTACGGAGGCCGTTGATTTCG atAATTTAGACTTTCATGAGAGTCCACCAAGCCTATATGAGCTTCCATCAGCCCCTTGGGTGAGCACGTTGGATGCCGGCAGTCTGAACACCCCTATGCACCAGCCGGAGACCCCCGACGCCATTTTAGAGGCTGGCAACGATCAAACGGGGAATGAGTCCTCCAAGGATCCCACCCAGGAGGGAGCAAAGAAACCAAAGATGCGACGGACTCGACCCCGTCCGGAGGGCCcgaaggcgaaagccgaaaaggAGAAGAAACCCAAGTCGCCGCGATCGCTGCACCCGTGTAGCGAGTGCGAGAAGAAATTCACCAGGAACTTTCAGTTGAAGTTGCACATGATCGCGGTGCACGGAATGGGCGAGATGCGATACCAGTGCGAGGACTGCCGCAAGACCTTTGCCTCCCGGCACAGTCTGCGGTACCACGTGAAGTCGGTGCATTCCACGGAACGGCCCATTGGCTGCCCGCACTGCGACCGGCGCTTCGTGCTCCGCACCCAGCTAATATCCCACCTGCGCACCCACACCGGCGAGGCCAAGCCGCGCATCTTCTCCTGCCCGCGGTGCACCAAGTTCTGGCCCACCAAGTCCGACCTGCGAACCCACATGCGGAGCCACAACCCCACCCAGGACCGGCCTTTTAAGTGCGACAGCTGTCCCAAGTCCTTCTTCACCCGCGGCCACCTCACCTCCCACCTCCTGGTGCACACGGGGGAGAAGCCATTCGGGTGCGAATACTGCGACAAGCGGTACCAGAGCGTGGGCAACCTGAACAACCACATGGTGCGCCAGCACGGAGACATCATCGAGGCCCAGCTGGGGATGGAGCCCATCGAGAGTTGA